The Streptomyces sp. NBC_01268 genome segment CCCGGAGCGACCGGCCCGCCGTCCTCGCCTCCTTCGCGCCCCTGGTGGGCGGCTGCGCCGCCGCCGGGGACCCGGTGGCGGTGGCGGTCCTGGAGCGGGCCGCCGGCCACATCGCTCAGGCCGCGGCGGCCGTCTGCCCGTCCGACGCCGACGTCGAAGTGGCCCTGACGGGAGGCCTGTTCAAGATGGGCGAGCCGCTCCTCGGTCCGCTGCGGGCGGAGCTGGACGCGCTGCTCCCGCGGGCCCGCGAGGTGCCGGCCGCGGGCGATCCGCTCGCCGGCGCGGTCACGATCGCCGCCGCGCTCGCCACCGGAACGGTGCGGTTGCCCGGGGATCCGCGCCTCCTTGAACTCACCAGGTAAACGGCGGTTCCTGGCGAGTCGGACATACAGGGGCAGAAGTCGCCCAGCCGCACCTCACCGAACTGCGCGACGGGCAAAACCAGTAGCATGCGGCGCCATGAGCTCCCCCACTGGGCCCACTCCCGGCCTGCCTGTACGAATGCCGCGCCCCCGCCAGCCCGGGCGGCACCGGCGCCCTGAACCCGTGGTGGCGCCCGAGGGCGCGCCCGCGCTCGTTCTCGCCGTCCCCGGCGTGCCGTCCGCCGCCATACGCTCGCTGGCCGAGGAGGTCGTGAGCATCGCCCGCTCGGAGCTGCCCGGCCTCGACGCCGTGATCGGTTACCTGGACGGCGACGACGCCACCGACTACCCGACCCTCGGCGCGGTCCTGGCGCGCGCCGCCGCGCTGCGCACCGAGCGGTACGAGCTGGCCGTGGCGGCCGGTCGTGAGCCGGCCGCGCCCGAGGGTCCCGCCGCGGTCGTGGTCCCGCTGCTCGCGGGCCCGGACAGCGCCCTGCTGCGGCGGATCCGGCAGTCCGTGATGGACAGCGGCAACACCGCGGAGCTGACCGACGTGCTCGGCCCGCATCCGCTGCTCGCCGAGGCCCTGCACGTGCGCCTCTCGGAGGCCGGTCTGGCCCGCGCCGACCGCGCCCGGCTGTTCACGGTCGCCACGGCGGCCGACGGCATCATCCTGGCCACGGTCGGCGGCGAGGAGGCGGTCCAGGCCGCCGGGATCACCGGCATGCTGCTGGCGGCACGGCTGGCCGTGCCCGTGATGGCGGCGGCGCTCGACCAGGAGGGTTCGATCTCGGCGATCGCCGACCAGCTGCGCGGCTCCGGCTCGGAGCAGCTGGCACTGGCCCCGTACCTGATCGGCCCGGAGCTGGCCGAGGGCCTGCTCGACGCGGCCGCCAAGGAGGCCGGCTGCGCGACGGCGGAGGCGCTGGGCGCCTACCCGGCGATCGGCAAGCTGGTGCTCTCGCAGTACGCGTCGGCGCTCGGGATCTCCCCGCAGCAGGGCTCGCCCGTCCACTGACGGACCGGGCGCGCGCAGGACCGTGACGGGAAGGGCCCGCACCGGAGGTCTCCGGTGCGGGCCCTTCCCGTACGTGTGGGGGCGTCGGCTCAGGCGAGGACGACGCAGGAGGCCGCGGGGGCCGGGACGGAGCCCGTGCGGACCGGCAGGCCGGTCTCCGGGTCGACGGTGAACCAGGTGACGTCGCCGGAGCGCTCGTTCGCGGCGTAGAGGTGGCGCCCGGAGGGGTCGAGGGTCAGGTCGCGGGGCCAGTGGCCGCCGCAGGGCACGGAGGCGACCAGGCGGGCCTCCGCGCCGCCCGCGTCGAGGGCGAGGACCGCGAGGGTGTCGTGGCCGCGTACGGCGGCCCAGAGGAAGCGCCCGTCGGGAGCGACGACGACCTCGGAGGGGTAGCGGTCCCCCGTGGCGTCCGCGGGGACGACGGGGGTCTCGCCGAGCGCTTCGAGGACGCCCGTGTCGGCGTCCCATCGGCACACGGTGACCGTGGGCTCCAGCTCGTTCAGCACGTAGGCGTGGGCGCCGTCCGGGTGGAAGGCGAGGTGGCGGGGCCCGGTGCCGGAGCGCAGCGCGGTCGTCCCGTGCGGGTGCAGGGAGCCGGTGCCGGGGTCGAGGGCCCAGATCGTGACGGAGTCGGCGCCGAGGTCCACGGCGAGCACCCAGCGGCCGCTCGGGTCGGGCAGCACCTGGTGGGCGTGCGGCCCCTCCTGGCGCCGCTCGACCGGTCCCGAGCCCTCGTGGCGCACCACGCCGGTGACGGGCTTCAGGCTCCCGTCGGCGGCGGCCGGCAGGACGCTGACGCTGCCGGAGGTGTAGTTGGCGGTGAGGACGTGTCCCGCGGTCACGGCGAGGTGGGTGGGTCCGGAGCCGTCCACGGGCACGGGGGCGCCGAGGAGGCGGGGCTCGGGGCCGGTGACGTCGAGGGCGGCCGCGGCGCCCTCCGCGGTCTCGGAGACCGCGTACAGCACCTCGGCGCCGGGCCCGAGGGCGAGGAAGGACGGGTCGGCGACGGCGTCGCTCGCCCCCACGAGCTCCAGTGCTCCGGTCTCCGGTTCCACCTCGGCGACGAGCACACCCCGGCCGCCGGCCGAGGTGAACGATCCGATGTATGCCCGCGTACGGCGTGTGTCGCCCACGGCGCCTCCCCTGTCCGCTTGTCCGCTGTCCCCAGGCCGATCACGGCAGACCGGCCGTCGTCGGGGCAGACGTTAGCAGGCGGTCTAGACCAGGTAGGGGGCAGCGGGCGCAGGAGCTTCCGGGGCGCCCGGCCGCCGGACGGCACGGGGCGCAGGGTCAGGCAGCCGGGACCAGGGGTGCGCGCGGCGAGGTGCGCAGCGGGGCCGCCAGGTCGACCAGGGCCCGTTCCAGGCCGTGGAGGTGCCCGAGGGCCGCCTCGGCGCCGGGGTGGTGCGGCGGCAGGGCCGACGACGCGGCGGCGGCCGTGCCGCGGCGGGCCGCGTCGACGGGCGGTACGAGGGCGTGGACGGCGGCCTCGACGCGCCACGCGGCCGCGGCGAGCCGGGCGTCGTGCGAGGCGTCCGGGTCGGCGGCGACCGCCGCGAGGCCGCGGGCCTCCCGGGCGCAGTCGTCGAGCAGCGCGAGGACCCGGCGGGCCCGGGCCTTGCGGGCGCGCAGCGGGCTCAGCGGGTGGACGAGGGGGGCCAGCGTGAGGCGGGCGCGGCCGAGCAGGAGGTCGAGCTCGGCGGCGTGCGGCGCCGGGTCGGCGGCCGGGTCGCCGGCGAGCCTCCGGGCCGCGGCCGTGGTGCACGCGTGCACGGAGCCGACGGCCCGCTGGATCCAGGCGTTGGTCGCGGCGTGCGTGGTGACCGGCAGCAGGGCGACGCCGACGGCGGCGCCGACGGCGCCGACCGCGGTCTCCTGGAAGCGGAGCAGCAGCAGCCCGGGGTGCAGGACGCCCAGCAGGC includes the following:
- a CDS encoding sirohydrochlorin chelatase translates to MSSPTGPTPGLPVRMPRPRQPGRHRRPEPVVAPEGAPALVLAVPGVPSAAIRSLAEEVVSIARSELPGLDAVIGYLDGDDATDYPTLGAVLARAAALRTERYELAVAAGREPAAPEGPAAVVVPLLAGPDSALLRRIRQSVMDSGNTAELTDVLGPHPLLAEALHVRLSEAGLARADRARLFTVATAADGIILATVGGEEAVQAAGITGMLLAARLAVPVMAAALDQEGSISAIADQLRGSGSEQLALAPYLIGPELAEGLLDAAAKEAGCATAEALGAYPAIGKLVLSQYASALGISPQQGSPVH
- a CDS encoding lactonase family protein — encoded protein: MGDTRRTRAYIGSFTSAGGRGVLVAEVEPETGALELVGASDAVADPSFLALGPGAEVLYAVSETAEGAAAALDVTGPEPRLLGAPVPVDGSGPTHLAVTAGHVLTANYTSGSVSVLPAAADGSLKPVTGVVRHEGSGPVERRQEGPHAHQVLPDPSGRWVLAVDLGADSVTIWALDPGTGSLHPHGTTALRSGTGPRHLAFHPDGAHAYVLNELEPTVTVCRWDADTGVLEALGETPVVPADATGDRYPSEVVVAPDGRFLWAAVRGHDTLAVLALDAGGAEARLVASVPCGGHWPRDLTLDPSGRHLYAANERSGDVTWFTVDPETGLPVRTGSVPAPAASCVVLA